A stretch of Lathyrus oleraceus cultivar Zhongwan6 chromosome 6, CAAS_Psat_ZW6_1.0, whole genome shotgun sequence DNA encodes these proteins:
- the LOC127091197 gene encoding E3 ubiquitin-protein ligase BAH1, producing the protein MKFCKTYQEFMRGQEQKKLPVVGFKKLKKIMKTCRRSSPYHTTCPDQCAVCDGTFFPSLLNEMSEIVGCFNQRAQKLLELHLASGFRKYIILLKGKSKRNHSTLVHEGKDLVVYALINAVAIRKILKKYDKIHYSKQGQLFKSHAQTMHKEILQSPWLIELMALHINLRETKVKSRKSSALFDECYLTIKDGKPSLACELCDSIKIDIDLTCSICLETVFDPVSLSCGHIFCYSCACSSASLTIVDGLKEAHPKEKCPLCRSAGVYEGAVHLEELNIMLGRSCTEYWEERLQMERVERVKQAKEHWETQCRAFMGI; encoded by the exons ATGAAATTCTGCAAGACTTATCAGGAATTCATGCGAGGTCAGGAGCAGAAGAAGCTCCCCGTCGTTGGATTCAAGAAGCTCAAAAAGATCATGAAAACATGTCGACGATCTTCTCCGTACCATACAACCTGCCCTGATCAATGCGCAG TGTGCGATGGGACCTTTTTCCCTTCCCTTCTCAATGAAATGTCAGAAATAGTGGGATGCTTTAATCAGCGTGCACAGAAATTGTTGGAACTGCATCTTGCTTCTGGATTCAGAAAGTACATTATCTTATTGAAAGGGAAATCAAAAAGGAATCATTCTACTTTAGTTCATGAAGGCAAAGATCTAGTTGTATATGCACTTATAAATGCTGTTGCAATTCGCAAAATACTAAAGAAATATGATAAG ATTCATTATTCCAAACAAGGGCAATTATTCAAGTCACACGCCCAGACTATGCATAAGGAAATTCTTCAGAGTCCCTGGCTTATTGAGCTTATGGCATTACATATCAACTTAAGGGAAACTAAAGTCAAGTCAAGGAAGTCATCTGCATTATTTGATGAATGTTATCTCACAATTAAGGATGGAAAACCATCACTTGCTTGTGAGCTCTGTGATTCCATCAAAATTGATATTGACTTGACTTGCTCTATATGTTTG GAAACAGTGTTTGATCCAGTTTCTCTGTCTTGTGGCCACATATTCTGCTACAGTTGTGCTTGCTCATCTGCATCTCTTACTATTGTTGATGGACTAAAGGAAGCACATCCTAAAGAGAAATGTCCTCTATGTCGATCG GCAGGAGTTTACGAAGGTGCTGTTCACTTGGAGGAATTAAACATTATGCTAGGTCGAAG CTGCACGGAGTACTGGGAGGAAAGACTTCAAATGGAAAGGGTAGAGAGGGTGAAGCAAGCAAAGGAGCATTGGGAAACACAGTGTAGAGCATTCATGGGGATCTAA